A region from the Hydra vulgaris chromosome 10, alternate assembly HydraT2T_AEP genome encodes:
- the LOC100212854 gene encoding zinc metalloproteinase nas-4 isoform X2 — protein sequence MHYKVMWQIFLMSLCVCAQGMKLPVSLKNSKQIEYHFNEDLTNEDPTKIPTDASLPQVGDIFEGDIVMDNVLRSAILATNIKKSVVSSSMENGPNRWPNAVIPYDFDSTLLPSNKEGILYAIAELDKFTCVRFVPRSLEHDNDFIRFTSTKGGCSSSVGRQGGMQYVQLGNGCQRIGTVLHEMMHAIGFIHEQSRSDRNDYVDVKFDNIITSLIGNFFMYSYGNINNLNVPYNYWSVMHYSNDAFSKNGKDTLVAKAAQDLKFGQRIQLSHLDVQQINQLYPCPHPKVNHYDVDYLIQNMTPDVVKKNNKQV from the exons atgcattacaaGGTTATGTGGCAGATATTTCTTATGAGCTTATGTGTTTGTGCACAAGGAATGAAGTTGCcag tttctttaaaaaattcaaaacaaattgagtATCATTTTAACGAAGATCTAACAAATGAAGATCCAACAAAGATACCAACAGATGCGTCTCTTCCTCAAGTTGGAG atataTTTGAAGGGGATATTGTTATGGACAACGTCTTAAGATCAGCAATACTGgctacaaatataaaaaaaagcgtGGTTTCATCATCAATGGAAAACGGACCAAATCGTTGGCCAAACGCTGTAATTCCATACGACTTTGACAGTACTTTGC TACCGTCCAATAAAGAAGGAATTTTGTATGCTATTGCAGAACTTGATAAGTTTACTTGTGTAAGATTTGTTCCTCGAAGTCTTGAACATGATAATGATTTTATTCGATTCACTTCAACTAAAGGAGG atGCAGTTCTTCAGTTGGCCGACAAGGTGGAATGCAATACGTTCAACTTGGAAACGGCTGTCAGCGTATAGGCACAGTTCTTCATGAGATGATGCATGCAATTGGATTTATACATGAACAGTCAAGATCAGACCGTAATGATTACGTAGACGTGAAGTTTGATAACATTATTAcaa GTTTAATTGGCAACTTCTTCATGTATTCGTATGGAAATATCAATAACTTAAATGTTCCTTATAATTATTGG aGTGTTATGCATTACAGCAACgatgctttttcaaaaaacggTAAAGATACTTTAGTTGCAAAAGCAGCCCAAGATTTAAAGTTTGGGCAGAGGATTCAATTATCACATCTAGATGTTCAACAAATCAACCAATTGTACCCGTGTCCACATCCTAAAGTTAATCACTATGACGTGGATTATCTAATCCAAAATATGACACCcgatgttgttaaaaaaaataataaacaggtTTAA
- the LOC136085751 gene encoding uncharacterized protein LOC136085751 has translation MPGKKDYVSIQKNVHKQKKLLLCNLKELYLLYKENNPEIQISYSKFASLRPKLCILPGTSGTHSVCVCSYHQNGILLVDALNIGLKYKDLLSKTVCSVENKECMLAQCDDCSGKEPLTKYLYEIFGEYEDDFEIHYKQWQTTDRATLLSLTADVPTFVELLASCFEKLQAHSFIAHSQSQYLNQLKQYMDQSNIIIIGDFAENYAFVVQDEIQSYHWNTQQCSLHPLVIYYKDDKGELKHISYCFISDDIIHDVTYVYKIFQLIIPILKIKFSNLSKLYLFTDGCAGQYENCKSFYNLCQLESEFCFKIEWNFFATSHGKSPCDGIGGIVKRLTAQESFKRPYRNQILTSEAMYEFCIDKIKVVNFIYIKELELQLQRKEQKERYTGVTTLPGTRSFHQFIYLGDNKVGAKRCSTDTNYTIIHNLKKKQDISQLDTVTLGC, from the coding sequence ATGcctggaaaaaaagattatgttagCATTCAAAAGAACgtccataaacaaaaaaaactgcttttgtgtaatttaaaagaactatatttattatacaaagaaaacaatccagaaatacaaataagttaCTCAAAATTTGCTTCACTTAGACCAAAGTTGTGCATTTTGCCAGGTACAAGTGGTACACATTCTGTTTGTGTTTGTTCTTATCACCAAAATGGCATATTGCTAGTAGATGCTTTAAATATTGGACTAAAGTATAAGGACTTACTTTCAAAAACCGTTTGCTcagtagaaaacaaagaatgcatGCTTGCACAGTGTGATGATTGTTCTGGTAAAGAACCCCTCACCAAATATTTGTATGAGATTTTTGGAGAATACGAAGATGATTTTGAGATACACTACAAGCAATGGCAAACTACTGACCGTGCAACACTATTAAGTTTAACAGCTGATGTTCCAACGTTTGTTGAACTATTAGCATCTTGTTTTGAAAAGCTACAAGCTCATTCTTTTATTGCTCACTCTCAATCACAATACCTTAACCAACTGAAACAATATATGGATCAATCAAACATTATCATTATTGGCGACTTTGCTGAAAATTATGCTTTTGTTGTCCAAGATGAAATACAGAGCTATCATTGGAACACCCAACAATGTTCTTTACATCCATTAGTCATATACTATAAAGATGATAAAGGTGAACTGAAACATATTTCTTACTGTTTTATATCAGATGACATTATACATGATGTAACTTATGTGTACAAAATATTCCAACTAAtcataccaatattaaaaataaaattttccaatctgtccaaattatatttattcacTGATGGTTGCGCAGGACAGTACGaaaattgtaaaagcttttacaatctATGTCAACTAGAGAGcgaattttgctttaaaattgaatggaacttttttgccaCGTCCCACGGAAAGTCACCATGCGATGGGATTGGTGGTATTGTAAAAAGATTAACAGCACAAGAAAGTTTTAAACGACCGTACAGAAACCAAATTCTCACATCAGAAGCCATGTATGAGTTTTGTATTGATAAAATCAAAGTTGTTAACTTCATTTACATAAAGGAATTGGAATTACAATTGCAACGTAAAGAGCAAAAAGAAAGGTACACTGGTGTAACAACTCTACCTGGTACTCGTAGCTTTCATCAATTTATATATCTTGGAGATAACAAGGTTGGGGCAAAGAGGTGTAGTACAGACACTAATTATACAATAATCCAcaatcttaaaaagaaacaagacATATCTCAACTTGATACTGTCACTTTAGGTTGTTAA